In Uranotaenia lowii strain MFRU-FL chromosome 2, ASM2978415v1, whole genome shotgun sequence, one genomic interval encodes:
- the LOC129740946 gene encoding geranylgeranyl transferase type-1 subunit beta-like — protein MMDSDRTTSSATEAEEILFLKHAKYFVRFLNILPPRLASHDSTRVTIAFFAVSGLDVLDALHLLSDSFKTDIINWIYKLQVVPKPGNRPCGGIQGSSTLNIENAPDCCGLDAYRWGHLAITYTGIAVLVALGDDLSRLDRRAIIDGVAAVQREDGSFSATIEGSEHDMRFVYCAAAICAMLNDWGKVNKKKMAEYIMKSIRYDYGISQHYEMESHGGTTFCAIAALHLSGQMGVLEPEVKASIVRWLVFRQQDGFQGRPNKPVDTCYSFWIGATLKILDAFELTSFKDNREYVLSTQDKTVGGFSKWPGSHTDPFHTYFGICGLSFLKEPGLQQVMPSLNISQRAFQRLTQLHTEWELYSNESSVDNNDIRVNIE, from the exons ATGATGGACAGCGACCGGACCACATCTTCAGCGACCGAAGCGGAAGAGATTCTCTTTCTGAAACATGCCAAATACTTTGTCCGGTTTCTCAATATCCTGCCGCCTCGATTGGCCTCGCACGATTCCACCAG GGTCACGATAGCCTTCTTCGCGGTAAGTGGCCTGGATGTGTTGGATGCCCTGCATCTGTTGTCAGACTCTTTCAAAACGGACATCATCAACTGGATCTACAAGTTGCAGGTGGTCCCGAAACCGGGCAACAGGCCTTGCGGAGGAATTCAG GGCTCCAGTACTCTCAACATAGAAAACGCTCCGGACTGCTGTGGACTCGATGCCTACCGGTGGGGTCATCTCGCCATCACCTACACCGGAATTGCCGTATTGGTAGCGCTCGGTGACGACCTATCCCGGCTTGATCGGCGTGCTATTATTGATGGTGTAGCAGCGGTGCAGCGTGAGGACGGAAGCTTCAGTGCAACCATTGAGGGCAGCGAACACGATATGCGGTTTGTGTACTGCGCTGCAGCTATTTGTGCAATGCTCAACGACTGGGGCAAAGTCAATAAGAAGAAGATGGCCGAGTACATAATGAAGAGTATT CGATACGATTATGGAATTTCCCAGCACTACGAAATGGAATCTCATGGTGGAACCACGTTTTGTGCTATCGCAGCTTTGCATTTGAGCGGACAAATGGGCGTGCTAGAGCCGGAAGTGAAGGCTAGCATCGTTCGATGGCTGGTATTTCGACAGCAAGACGGTTTTCAGGGCAGACCGAATAAGCCGGTGGACACCTGCTACTCCTTTTGGATTGGTGCTACGTTAAAAATTCTTGATGCTTTCGAACTTACCAGCTTTAAGGACAATCGGGAGTATGTTCTATCTACGCAGGATAAAACCGTTGGTGGGTTTTCCAAGTGGCCTGGCTCGCATACGGATCCATTTCACACGTATTTTGGTATCTGCGGTTTGAGTTTTCTGAAAGAACCCGGACTGCAGCAGGTAATGCCTTCGTTAAACATATCGCAACGCGCCTTCCAGAGACTTACCCAGCTGCATACAGAGTGGGAGCTGTATTCGAACGAAAGCAGCGTCGATAATAATGACATTCGAGTGAACATTGAATGA